A window of the Parvularcula bermudensis HTCC2503 genome harbors these coding sequences:
- a CDS encoding RES family NAD+ phosphorylase, whose protein sequence is MTGGEEGFPHTRVRWRPYYRLINSAYPPIDLFEDIADPEDWALLGQAEARTNPRAAETIGQLDLVPPARRVGGPGASYVMAPFTHCSPDRPGRFHTGRSGAFYGARELETAVAETAHHIGLFLKATAEAPGWVADLREVTGHLDADLLDLRPDAPGDLLDPEDYAASHLFAVRMRERGEDGIIYPSVRNPGGECFAAFWPDVMGVPVQARHWRYHWDGTRIDLLRQVTGDGAGPVYRLTDEGSRGAAGQEPQR, encoded by the coding sequence GTGACCGGGGGTGAGGAAGGCTTTCCCCACACACGGGTTCGGTGGCGGCCTTACTACCGGCTGATCAACTCGGCCTATCCGCCAATCGACCTCTTCGAGGACATTGCCGATCCTGAGGACTGGGCGCTGCTGGGCCAGGCCGAGGCCCGCACCAATCCGCGCGCTGCCGAGACCATTGGTCAGCTCGATCTCGTGCCGCCCGCCCGACGGGTCGGCGGGCCGGGCGCCAGCTATGTCATGGCGCCCTTCACCCATTGCAGCCCCGACCGGCCGGGCCGCTTCCACACTGGGCGCTCCGGCGCCTTTTACGGCGCCCGGGAGCTCGAGACGGCGGTGGCCGAGACCGCCCACCATATCGGGCTCTTCCTCAAGGCGACGGCAGAGGCGCCGGGCTGGGTCGCGGACCTGCGTGAGGTGACCGGTCATCTCGATGCGGACCTTCTGGACCTGAGACCGGACGCGCCCGGCGATCTTCTCGACCCTGAGGACTACGCCGCGTCCCATCTGTTTGCTGTCCGCATGCGGGAGAGGGGCGAGGACGGCATCATCTATCCCAGTGTCCGGAACCCGGGCGGGGAATGCTTCGCCGCCTTCTGGCCCGACGTCATGGGCGTGCCCGTCCAGGCGCGCCATTGGCGTTATCATTGGGACGGGACGCGCATCGATCTCCTGCGGCAGGTCACGGGCGATGGCGCGGGCCCGGTCTACCGGCTGACCGACGAGGGGTCGCGTGGTGCGGCGGGGCAGGAGCCGCAGCGTTGA
- a CDS encoding efflux RND transporter periplasmic adaptor subunit, producing the protein MSKILSSLLAVTALGAAGSLLSACGGLSDAAPQIGAHGEMAELEAPHGGRLLSEGDFALEMTIFEAGVDPHYRIYPFLGGEPLEPAQVGLTVTLERLDGETNVFSFRPEQDYLMGDGVVTEPHSFVVNVEADYDGETHRWSYDSFEGRTTISDSVAEAAGVVLAEAGPAEIVRTVELLGSVRIAPEAEAEVGAPYAGTVQEVMVTLGDVVDAGQPLARVQNASSLQTYVVRAPFAGTILERRTNPGDVAGTRTMFRLGDLDRLEAELHVFPRDAVRVQPGQSVSIRLAGSDMSVESEIEGFLPMSGAGSQTLIARVPLPGGSGFRPGMRVVGTVVTEARQVPLAVRTEGLQRFRDFTVVFAKIGETYEVRMLDLGERDDDYVEVLGGLKPGTTYAAGNSFLIKADIEKSGASHDH; encoded by the coding sequence ATGAGTAAGATCCTTTCCTCGCTTCTCGCCGTTACCGCCCTTGGGGCGGCAGGGAGCCTCCTCTCTGCCTGCGGCGGCCTGAGCGATGCCGCGCCCCAGATCGGGGCCCATGGCGAAATGGCTGAACTTGAAGCCCCCCATGGGGGTCGGCTTCTCAGCGAAGGGGACTTCGCGCTCGAGATGACGATCTTCGAGGCGGGCGTCGATCCACATTACAGGATCTATCCGTTTCTCGGCGGCGAGCCCCTCGAGCCCGCCCAGGTCGGCCTGACCGTGACGCTGGAGCGGCTGGACGGCGAGACCAATGTCTTCTCCTTCCGTCCGGAGCAGGACTATCTCATGGGCGACGGTGTCGTGACTGAGCCGCATTCCTTCGTCGTCAATGTCGAAGCAGATTATGACGGCGAGACCCATCGCTGGTCCTATGACAGTTTCGAGGGCCGCACGACTATCTCGGACAGCGTGGCCGAGGCTGCAGGGGTCGTTCTTGCCGAGGCGGGACCGGCCGAGATCGTCCGCACCGTCGAACTCTTGGGCAGCGTGCGCATCGCACCCGAAGCCGAGGCCGAGGTCGGCGCGCCCTATGCCGGCACGGTGCAGGAGGTGATGGTGACCCTCGGCGATGTCGTCGACGCCGGCCAGCCGCTGGCCCGTGTGCAGAATGCCAGCAGCCTCCAGACCTATGTGGTCCGGGCCCCGTTTGCCGGCACCATTTTGGAGCGGCGGACCAACCCCGGCGACGTCGCGGGCACACGGACGATGTTCCGGCTGGGCGATCTCGATCGCCTCGAGGCGGAGCTGCACGTCTTCCCGCGCGATGCGGTGCGCGTGCAGCCAGGTCAATCCGTCAGCATACGTCTTGCAGGCAGTGACATGTCCGTCGAGAGCGAAATCGAAGGCTTCCTGCCCATGTCGGGCGCGGGGTCGCAGACCCTCATCGCCCGAGTGCCCTTGCCCGGAGGCTCGGGCTTCCGCCCCGGCATGCGGGTGGTCGGCACCGTCGTGACGGAGGCCCGGCAGGTGCCGCTCGCCGTGAGGACCGAAGGACTACAACGCTTCCGCGACTTCACAGTCGTCTTTGCCAAGATCGGCGAGACCTACGAGGTGCGCATGCTCGATCTCGGGGAGCGGGACGACGACTATGTCGAGGTCCTGGGCGGTCTCAAGCCGGGCACGACCTATGCCGCGGGTAATTCCTTCCTCATCAAAGCCGACATCGAAAAGTCCGGCGCCAGCCACGACCACTAG
- a CDS encoding efflux RND transporter permease subunit, translated as MLERIIEFSIRQRWLVMVLVLALAGLGIYNFQRLSIDAVPDITNVQVQINTEAPGFAPLETEQRITFPVETAISGLPGLDYTRSVSRYGLSQVTVVFDDGTDIYLARQLVAERLQSVRDVLPEGVTPELGPIATGLGEIYMYIVSAATGATDENGNPYTAMDLRTINDWVVLPQLRTVEGITEVNTIGGFKKEIHIRPDRSALAAYGLTLSDLIETVESNNANTGAGYIERNGEQNLIRVPGQAQALDDLRQIVVADTGSVSVRLSDVADVGLGNELRTGAATQNGEEVVLGTAFMLIGENSRTVSVAVDERLAEIAPGLPEGIEMTPVYNRSTLVDRTIHTVEKNLVEGALLVILVLFLLLGNIRAAILTAAVIPLAMLMTITGMVQNDVSGNLMSLGALDFGLIVDGAVIIVENCLRRFSEEQKRLGRLLSRDERFKLAASASSEVIRPSIVGVIIIAVVYLPIFALTGIEGKMFHPMAFTVVLALTCALILSLTFVPAAVALLIRGRVEEKESWLMGGAQRLYAPALNAALRLRYAVVAVALVLVMIAGFGATRLGSEFIPDLDEGDVALHALRIPGTSLTQAIEMQSMLEARIVEFPEVERVFAKIGTPEIATDPVPPSVADTFVIMKPRKEWPDPRKPKATLVAELQEAVETIPGSKYELTQPIEMRFNELISGVRADVAVKIFGDDLEVLQETADRVQGILASVPGAVDVQMEQVTGLPVLSIHPDRDALARYGLNVEDVQRVASVALGGEVVGQFFEGDRRSDIVVRFPENVRTDVAAIERLPIPLPASRRGDDDLMFVPMTEVASVEIAPGPNQVSRENGKRRLVVTANVRGRDLGSFIGELRARVAAEGEIPSGYWVDYGGTFEQLVSASQRLSVVVPAALLSIFGLLLMLFGTARDAGIVFSGVPLALTGGVAALALRGMPLSISAAVGFIALSGVAVLNGVVMLSFIKARRERGEPLLEAITEGALQRLRPVLMTALVASLGFVPMALNVGAGSEVQRPLATVVIGGIISSTLLTLLVLPALYRIVHGAERRREEPVMPPAGVPAE; from the coding sequence ATGCTTGAACGGATCATCGAATTTTCGATCCGCCAGCGCTGGCTGGTCATGGTGCTGGTGCTCGCGCTTGCGGGACTCGGCATTTACAACTTCCAGCGTCTGTCGATCGATGCCGTGCCGGACATCACCAACGTCCAGGTACAGATCAACACCGAGGCGCCGGGCTTTGCCCCGCTCGAAACCGAACAGCGCATCACCTTTCCGGTTGAAACCGCGATCTCGGGCCTGCCTGGTCTCGACTACACGCGGTCGGTCTCCCGCTACGGGCTGAGCCAGGTGACCGTCGTCTTCGACGACGGCACCGATATCTATCTCGCCCGTCAATTGGTGGCTGAACGGCTCCAATCCGTGCGCGACGTGCTGCCCGAAGGAGTGACGCCGGAGCTCGGACCGATCGCGACGGGCCTTGGCGAGATCTATATGTATATCGTCTCGGCTGCCACGGGGGCGACGGACGAGAATGGCAATCCGTACACGGCCATGGACTTGCGGACGATCAATGACTGGGTCGTCCTGCCCCAACTGCGCACCGTCGAAGGGATCACTGAGGTCAACACGATTGGCGGTTTCAAGAAGGAAATCCATATCCGCCCCGACCGGTCGGCCCTGGCGGCCTATGGGCTGACCCTTTCCGATCTCATCGAAACGGTCGAGAGCAACAACGCCAATACCGGCGCGGGCTATATCGAGCGCAATGGCGAGCAGAACCTCATCCGCGTACCCGGCCAGGCCCAGGCCCTCGACGATCTGAGGCAGATCGTCGTCGCCGATACGGGTTCGGTCAGTGTCCGCCTCAGCGATGTGGCCGATGTCGGTCTCGGCAATGAGCTCAGGACCGGGGCGGCGACCCAGAACGGCGAAGAGGTGGTGCTTGGCACGGCCTTCATGCTGATCGGCGAGAACAGCCGCACGGTGTCGGTCGCGGTCGATGAGCGTCTGGCCGAGATTGCGCCGGGGCTGCCCGAGGGCATTGAGATGACCCCGGTCTATAACCGCTCGACCCTGGTCGATCGGACCATCCACACGGTGGAGAAGAACCTCGTCGAAGGGGCGCTGCTCGTCATCCTCGTGCTGTTCCTCCTCCTCGGCAACATCCGGGCGGCGATCCTGACGGCGGCCGTCATTCCCCTCGCCATGCTGATGACGATCACCGGCATGGTGCAGAACGACGTATCAGGGAACCTCATGAGCCTCGGGGCGCTCGATTTCGGGCTGATCGTCGATGGCGCCGTGATCATCGTCGAGAACTGTCTGAGACGGTTCTCGGAGGAACAGAAACGCCTCGGCCGACTTCTGTCCCGGGACGAACGGTTCAAGCTGGCAGCGAGCGCGTCGAGCGAGGTCATCCGGCCGTCGATCGTCGGGGTCATCATCATCGCGGTCGTCTATCTGCCGATCTTCGCGCTGACGGGGATCGAGGGGAAGATGTTCCACCCCATGGCTTTCACCGTGGTGCTGGCGCTCACCTGTGCGCTCATCCTGTCGCTGACCTTCGTTCCGGCCGCGGTGGCGCTCTTGATCCGTGGACGGGTGGAAGAGAAGGAAAGCTGGCTGATGGGGGGGGCACAGCGTCTCTACGCGCCGGCCCTCAATGCGGCGCTGCGTCTCCGCTATGCGGTGGTGGCGGTCGCGCTGGTCCTGGTAATGATCGCCGGGTTCGGGGCGACCCGCCTCGGCTCGGAGTTCATTCCTGACCTGGATGAAGGGGATGTGGCGCTCCACGCCTTGCGCATTCCCGGCACCAGCCTGACCCAGGCCATCGAGATGCAGTCCATGCTGGAGGCGCGGATCGTCGAGTTCCCCGAGGTGGAGCGCGTCTTCGCCAAGATCGGGACCCCGGAGATTGCGACCGACCCGGTACCGCCAAGCGTCGCCGACACCTTCGTCATCATGAAGCCGCGGAAGGAATGGCCCGATCCTCGGAAGCCGAAGGCGACGCTCGTGGCCGAGCTCCAAGAAGCGGTCGAGACCATCCCGGGCAGTAAATATGAGCTGACCCAGCCCATCGAGATGCGCTTCAACGAGCTCATCTCCGGTGTCCGCGCCGATGTCGCGGTCAAGATCTTCGGCGACGATCTTGAGGTTCTTCAGGAGACGGCCGACCGCGTGCAGGGCATCCTCGCCAGCGTGCCGGGGGCGGTCGATGTGCAGATGGAGCAGGTGACCGGGCTGCCGGTCCTCTCCATCCACCCCGACCGCGATGCGCTGGCCCGCTACGGGCTCAATGTCGAGGACGTGCAGCGGGTCGCGTCGGTGGCGCTGGGCGGCGAAGTGGTCGGCCAGTTCTTCGAGGGCGATCGCCGCTCCGACATTGTGGTGCGGTTCCCGGAGAACGTGCGCACCGACGTCGCGGCCATCGAGCGGCTGCCAATTCCGCTGCCGGCATCGCGGCGCGGCGATGATGATCTCATGTTCGTCCCCATGACCGAAGTGGCGAGCGTCGAGATTGCGCCGGGTCCGAACCAGGTGAGCCGCGAAAACGGCAAGCGGCGTCTGGTGGTCACTGCCAATGTCCGGGGCCGCGATCTGGGCTCGTTCATCGGCGAGCTGCGCGCGCGCGTGGCTGCCGAGGGCGAGATCCCATCCGGGTACTGGGTCGATTACGGCGGCACCTTCGAGCAGCTCGTCTCGGCGAGCCAGAGGCTCTCCGTAGTGGTGCCCGCGGCGCTTCTGTCGATCTTCGGCCTGCTCCTGATGCTGTTCGGCACGGCACGGGATGCCGGGATCGTCTTTTCCGGTGTGCCCCTGGCGCTGACCGGCGGGGTCGCGGCGCTGGCCTTGCGGGGCATGCCGCTCTCGATCTCGGCGGCGGTGGGCTTCATCGCGCTCTCCGGTGTCGCGGTGCTGAACGGCGTCGTGATGCTGAGCTTCATCAAGGCCCGCCGGGAACGGGGGGAGCCCCTTCTCGAAGCGATCACGGAAGGAGCGCTGCAGCGCCTTCGCCCCGTCCTGATGACGGCGCTGGTCGCAAGCCTCGGCTTTGTGCCCATGGCGCTCAATGTCGGCGCGGGCTCCGAGGTGCAGCGGCCGCTCGCCACGGTGGTGATCGGCGGCATTATTTCCTCGACACTGCTGACACTGCTCGTCCTGCCGGCCCTCTACCGTATCGTTCACGGTGCGGAGCGCAGGCGCGAGGAACCCGTCATGCCGCCCGCGGGAGTGCCGGCGGAATGA
- a CDS encoding antitoxin Xre-like helix-turn-helix domain-containing protein has product MVQLHPIDQAPPPGAPHFTEAEVAALQRAVIRLFALWDLSDQEASTLLGDISPRTFQRWKQGQTGRVGPDLAARLSNLVGIHKALRLLFKEKARGYAWIRKPNAAFGARSALDMMLGGQLTDLMRVRRYLDAQRSPW; this is encoded by the coding sequence ATGGTTCAACTGCACCCCATCGATCAGGCCCCGCCGCCCGGCGCGCCGCATTTTACGGAGGCGGAGGTCGCCGCCCTGCAGCGGGCGGTGATCCGTCTGTTCGCGCTTTGGGATCTCAGCGATCAGGAGGCGTCCACCCTTCTGGGCGATATTTCCCCGCGCACCTTCCAGCGCTGGAAGCAGGGCCAGACGGGCCGTGTGGGCCCCGATCTTGCGGCCCGGCTGTCGAATCTGGTGGGCATCCACAAGGCGCTGCGGCTTCTCTTCAAGGAGAAGGCGCGGGGCTATGCCTGGATCCGCAAGCCCAATGCGGCCTTCGGCGCGCGGAGCGCCCTTGACATGATGCTGGGCGGACAGCTCACCGATCTCATGCGGGTGCGCCGCTATCTCGACGCCCAGCGCAGTCCCTGGTGA
- a CDS encoding TolC family protein: MRPLASTIWIGLATLAGCAGYAPAPLNPPVLASALAARRVDDAAVAQTLVGIAPKIHWDGKAWTEPSLLAAAILYHPDLSANRTAIASTRADLKAARVAPGPTLSLTAEYALNPGGASPWLAGLVSDQVLDFGGRRTGRIGQAEAALARAQFDYEAALWRIRMDIRRAIDDFGSANARLEVLDEIASLRQRQLASLRAQLDAGAVSRLDVEQARADAAAELRLRAEAISGLDQARARLAGATGITPDMLGRRPIFPELPLFDLPSPSIGTDAATAAVYRRSEILTAAADYDRAEAALRTAVAAQYPQVSVGPGYTWDQGVNRLPVTLGLSFPSLDGNKAAILAAEKSRDASGVRLEASVQTVLASVDQSQTDYAAALAVSDTLANEILPAARALAAQADAELDAGSINRSNWAASRLGLLRARLDVLDARITALSRERDLEDALRQPLTGSLADDEPAALLQGYSKP; the protein is encoded by the coding sequence ATGCGACCGCTGGCATCAACAATCTGGATCGGCCTCGCCACTCTGGCCGGTTGCGCGGGCTACGCGCCTGCTCCGCTCAATCCGCCTGTTTTGGCGAGCGCGCTTGCAGCGCGACGGGTCGATGACGCCGCGGTCGCTCAGACCCTGGTCGGCATCGCGCCCAAAATCCACTGGGACGGCAAGGCTTGGACCGAGCCGTCGCTTCTGGCGGCGGCGATCCTCTATCATCCCGATCTGTCGGCCAACCGCACGGCGATCGCCTCCACCCGGGCGGATCTCAAGGCAGCAAGGGTCGCACCCGGACCGACTCTTTCCCTGACGGCAGAATACGCCCTCAACCCGGGGGGCGCCTCGCCTTGGCTTGCCGGGCTTGTCTCCGACCAGGTACTCGATTTCGGCGGTCGTCGCACCGGACGTATCGGGCAAGCGGAAGCCGCCCTCGCCCGCGCGCAATTCGACTATGAAGCCGCGCTCTGGCGGATACGGATGGATATCCGTCGCGCGATCGATGACTTCGGGAGCGCGAACGCTCGCCTCGAAGTGCTCGACGAAATCGCCAGCTTGCGTCAGCGGCAACTCGCGTCGCTTCGGGCCCAGCTCGACGCCGGAGCCGTCTCGCGCCTCGATGTCGAACAGGCGCGGGCGGATGCCGCCGCCGAGCTGCGTCTGCGCGCCGAAGCAATATCGGGTCTCGACCAAGCGCGGGCACGTCTGGCCGGCGCGACCGGCATCACACCGGACATGCTGGGCCGCCGCCCGATCTTCCCCGAGTTGCCGCTTTTCGATCTTCCGTCTCCGTCAATAGGGACCGATGCGGCGACGGCGGCCGTCTATCGGCGGAGCGAAATCCTGACCGCCGCCGCGGATTATGATCGTGCCGAAGCCGCGCTGAGAACAGCCGTCGCCGCACAATATCCGCAAGTGTCGGTGGGGCCCGGCTACACCTGGGATCAGGGCGTGAACCGCCTGCCCGTCACTTTGGGCCTCTCCTTCCCGTCACTCGATGGCAACAAAGCCGCCATCCTCGCCGCCGAGAAATCGCGCGACGCCTCGGGTGTCCGTCTGGAAGCGTCCGTGCAGACCGTGCTGGCCTCCGTCGATCAGTCGCAGACGGATTATGCCGCCGCGCTTGCCGTCTCTGACACCCTCGCGAACGAAATCCTGCCTGCCGCCCGGGCGCTCGCGGCGCAGGCGGATGCCGAGCTCGACGCCGGGTCGATCAACCGCAGCAATTGGGCGGCCTCGCGGCTGGGGCTGCTTCGCGCGCGACTTGATGTCCTCGACGCCCGCATCACCGCCCTGTCCCGTGAACGGGATCTCGAGGACGCGCTGCGACAGCCTCTGACCGGATCGCTTGCCGACGACGAGCCAGCCGCCCTTCTCCAAGGATACTCCAAACCATGA
- a CDS encoding PepSY domain-containing protein, producing MHRTHLLSLTGAALLAISAAGGFALAGDDDEAAEAAALHDRAKISLAEAVAIAEERTGGRAAEAEFDVEDNALLWTVETMTRDGAEMEVEIDAVSGAILEVESEEDDD from the coding sequence ATGCATCGCACTCACCTACTCTCCTTAACAGGCGCCGCTCTACTCGCCATCTCAGCCGCAGGCGGCTTCGCTCTCGCCGGTGATGACGACGAAGCAGCCGAGGCTGCGGCACTCCATGATCGGGCAAAAATCAGCTTGGCAGAGGCCGTCGCCATTGCGGAAGAGCGGACCGGTGGACGAGCGGCCGAGGCCGAATTCGACGTCGAGGACAACGCCCTCCTATGGACCGTCGAAACCATGACCCGCGATGGCGCGGAAATGGAAGTCGAGATCGACGCCGTCAGCGGCGCGATCCTCGAGGTAGAAAGCGAAGAAGACGACGACTGA
- a CDS encoding exopolysaccharide biosynthesis protein: MSTNERDPDETTTGILKEVLRIAHHDEESGGSAGKDRFAVGDVIEVFGERAFGPFLIVLPLIEMSPVGGIPGVPTFLALIIGLGAAQLALGRECLWLPGFIENRSVKSKRVTGGARKLRKITNWIDRHTGEHWHRLVGKTGTKVTAVMIIALCLTVPPLEFVPFASTAPMAAILAFGVALLGRDGRLMAMAFGLTALALAVVVYMLFGRLLGD, translated from the coding sequence ATGTCCACGAATGAACGTGACCCTGACGAAACGACGACGGGAATTCTCAAAGAGGTGCTGCGGATCGCGCACCATGACGAGGAGTCTGGCGGAAGCGCCGGCAAGGACCGCTTCGCCGTAGGCGACGTCATTGAGGTCTTTGGTGAGCGCGCTTTCGGCCCATTTCTCATCGTCCTTCCCCTCATCGAGATGTCGCCTGTCGGCGGCATTCCAGGCGTCCCAACCTTTCTCGCCCTGATTATCGGGTTGGGCGCCGCACAGCTCGCGCTCGGGAGAGAATGCCTGTGGCTCCCCGGCTTCATCGAGAACCGTTCGGTCAAGTCGAAGCGGGTGACCGGCGGCGCCCGCAAGCTTCGCAAGATAACGAATTGGATCGATCGGCATACCGGGGAGCACTGGCATCGCCTCGTCGGCAAGACAGGCACCAAGGTCACCGCGGTTATGATCATCGCGCTCTGCCTCACCGTACCGCCCCTCGAGTTCGTCCCTTTCGCCTCCACGGCGCCGATGGCTGCGATTCTCGCTTTCGGCGTGGCGCTCTTGGGACGAGACGGACGGCTGATGGCGATGGCCTTCGGTTTGACCGCGTTGGCGCTTGCTGTCGTCGTCTACATGCTGTTCGGTAGACTACTTGGTGACTGA
- a CDS encoding TolC family protein: MIFRILAAAGAVGLWSGDTLAQTQDPCDASPAAPVLTLAEATNRARGADLRPEAIAAAVEAARAEARIAEYGPPDTVTLQTEDFPGIGLGEDVDNLQVTGSYNHTWERGGKKAARRAVASRGLEVARSALALTEAEIAYEVETLYLEAALATRRAEISCDRLAITTRLENEIRDRVQAARDPELAASRARADRLAAKGEVSRSRRLAAAQKAQLAAYWGGTGAFAVETAFLDEVQRAADDGMSIENAAQIRRLEAMEREAAALADLARAQAAPNVTWSVGVRNFGFEDDVALVTGISVPLRTGRRAEAAHAKAAAERRQAEAVTAAARQRLMREAMGYRRAAEDALLGLESLEAELLPEARRALDLAQSGYRRGAFTYLNVTDAQESLTALREDRLELLRTYYVNMAALRRLVAPGATAPDTESVQ, encoded by the coding sequence ATGATATTCAGAATACTGGCGGCCGCCGGCGCGGTCGGCCTGTGGTCGGGGGATACGCTCGCCCAGACCCAAGATCCCTGCGACGCGAGCCCCGCCGCACCCGTGCTGACGTTGGCGGAGGCGACCAACCGCGCCCGCGGCGCCGACCTTCGCCCCGAGGCCATCGCTGCTGCCGTCGAGGCCGCGCGGGCCGAAGCCCGCATCGCGGAGTATGGTCCCCCGGACACGGTAACGCTGCAGACGGAGGATTTCCCGGGCATTGGGCTCGGTGAGGATGTCGACAACCTGCAGGTGACCGGCAGCTACAACCACACCTGGGAGCGGGGCGGAAAGAAGGCGGCGCGGCGCGCTGTGGCATCGCGCGGCCTCGAGGTGGCCCGGTCGGCCCTGGCCTTGACCGAGGCGGAGATCGCCTATGAGGTCGAAACGCTCTATCTCGAGGCAGCGCTCGCGACCCGCCGCGCGGAGATCAGCTGCGATCGGCTCGCTATTACCACGCGCCTCGAAAACGAGATCCGCGATCGGGTGCAGGCGGCCCGAGACCCTGAACTGGCGGCGTCGCGCGCTCGCGCCGACCGGCTTGCGGCCAAGGGCGAGGTTTCCCGCTCCCGCCGTCTCGCCGCGGCCCAAAAAGCGCAACTTGCCGCCTATTGGGGCGGCACGGGCGCGTTCGCCGTCGAGACGGCGTTTCTCGATGAGGTACAGCGGGCGGCAGATGACGGCATGTCGATCGAGAACGCTGCGCAGATCCGACGTCTTGAAGCCATGGAACGCGAAGCGGCGGCCCTCGCAGACCTCGCCCGGGCGCAGGCCGCCCCCAATGTGACCTGGTCGGTGGGTGTCCGGAATTTCGGTTTCGAAGACGATGTGGCGCTCGTGACGGGCATTTCCGTTCCTTTGCGAACGGGGAGGCGGGCGGAGGCCGCCCATGCAAAGGCCGCCGCCGAGCGGCGCCAGGCCGAAGCGGTCACCGCCGCGGCACGCCAGCGCCTGATGCGCGAAGCGATGGGCTATCGCCGGGCCGCCGAAGACGCGCTTTTGGGGCTGGAAAGCCTCGAAGCAGAGCTTCTCCCCGAAGCGCGCAGGGCGCTCGATCTGGCGCAGTCAGGCTATCGCCGCGGCGCCTTCACCTATCTCAACGTGACCGATGCCCAGGAAAGCCTCACCGCCTTGCGGGAAGACCGGCTCGAGCTCTTGCGAACTTATTACGTCAACATGGCCGCGCTTCGGCGCCTGGTCGCGCCGGGCGCGACCGCCCCGGACACGGAGTCAGTACAATGA